atgattaaatccAGCCTATCCCATTTTCAATTACGAGGGACTAACTacttcaaaagataatattcttgaccaaaatcataaattcaTCATATATTTAAGACCACTTTGGACATTTACTCTTTTCTAATAAAGAATTGAATTCATCATATTGTGAGTATTTTGTTGTTGAACGTTGGATAACAGTGAATTTTGTTTTCACCATTGATATGGTGTGAtttaagatttaagaaagtgCGAAATAGGCAAAAAGTAAATCAAGTTGAGATTGGAAAAGTCATTTCACTCCGATTACAGACATGAGGAAGTTAAGGTGTGTAAGATGAGACTGATCTTGTGTTGGTGGTTCGATGCCTGTGAAGAGATACAAGGCCTTAACTTCTTCCACATAGGAGGAACGCTTTGGAGCCTTGAATCCTACAATAACTCTTATTGCGTCTATCTTCTCCCAAATTTTATCCTCACTAATCACTTCCTGCAACAAAATCAAATCACCTTGTTTACTATAAATCATGCTAATACAAATAAAAGCACGCAATTTGGCACTAACCCCACGAGAATGCAAACCACCACCATTTACTCCATTGCCCTCTTGCAATTTGTCACCATCTATCTTGGGATCAATAACTAGTGAAAACAAGAagttatatactagtatataatactccctattTACAAGTAAAGCAGTTGGATGAGTATTAACTTTACCATTGACAGCAGGTTTATTGACGTGATAAATTTCTTTCGTCAAAACTAGCCCTTGTACAGCTAAGACCTCTAtctcatctccatctccatctccatctccatcttcCTTTTCTTGTTCCTGATtctctttctcttcctcttcctcttcctcttcctcttcctcttcttgttcctgattctctttctcttcctcttccttTTCCGCTTCCACTAGAATATTTTTACCGTCAGTGGAAGAGGAGGTGCTGCTCATCTCTACCTCCTCTTGTGATTCTGTCACTCCATCAAATAAGTGCTCATGATTCTCATCTTCCACCAATTCAATTCTCATTTCAATCTGATTCTTGATGTCCTCACTCATCTTGACCTCAGCAGCTGTTGTTGGTCCTTCAACATCACCATCACCATAACCATCATAATCGTCATCGTCatcaacaccaaaatcataatcataatcaaaaagaggaggaggcggcggtggcagcAGTTTGGTCATGAGCTTGTGAGTGCAGGCATATGAGGCTAAAACGACGCCGGACGGCAGCGAGACGGCGAACCCGAGCGCAGAAACAACGAGTAAGGGCGGAAGTAGTACCGGAGCAGATGATATGATAACACCGGCCATTACCACCTTCTTTCCTGCATCCATCACCCAACCCCACTCCTTTTGCTTCTCCCATTCATATTCTTCATCATCCTGCTTCTCCATTTTCCAACACCTTCACTTCTCACAACCTCATCACCCATTTTTGTGCTTAGTTAATCAAATTAAAGCGGTGACACGCGTTGCCacgacactttgcatgcatcgtATTATATGTACACCTGCCAAATCTTATCTGCAATGCACTATATATAATCTACTTATATCATTCAATTATGTACtccataaaaaaatttacatttacTAGAATCGATTTTATAATCTTTTCTTGACTAATCATTTTCCCACTCACCTCAAATTCTCGTCACACTTACATGTGTGGTGGCCTCAGCTCCTTTTGCGATTATTGGAAAATAGTTTCACATAGAGTTCAGGGGCTAAAAATATTACGACTCCATATTAGGCTTATTAGCTCTTGCATGCCTCTTACTAGTCAAATTAAAGCTCATTCCAGTTTTTCGGCGATCGCCCCCCTAAAAAGTTAAATGACAACAGAAATTCTAAAAATCATTTTCACATGTTCTTACCCAATTGCGTTTGAGAATTTGATTTTTGGTGGCCATgtcttcattttcattttcatcatttTCATATTATATCCATGGCATTGAATATGGTGGCCATGGCATCTATTCAATTGTAGATCAGTTGATTTGATGTCATCCGGACCAAGCGTACGATGCGGTATACTCTAGGGTGGTGTTCGATTTCCAAGACAAAATAAACCAAGATATAATcggtgttcggtttccaagacaaaataaaaccagatataatctaggattggtTATGCGATTATTTTAGTCAGATGgtgttagctatgactaattatcacatgattatgcATCTAGAATTGAGTTGTGTGATTAAATCCTATGaactaaataaattataaatttaatcccggatacactattgcaaaccgaacacccctagGATTACTAATACAAGACTCATTTTTCAgatatttttgataattttgtaATGTCAAGGATATATGTCCATGAATATATATCTTATTtttaacacttataattcataTAAATCCATCAACAATTTAACagtctcattttttcatttggccatgcataaaattagtattccatatttttcctttttcaaataTGAGCCATTATTTTTCTTCattatttctcttttttcctATTTATCTTTTGCATTCAACTAAtaacattttaatattttttatttcacttactactttattaattttacgGTAAAGTTTACGTTTTCTGTATATGTCGATTTCGATTTGAATTATTAGCATTATCCAAGATATATCATCTTGTAGCCAAAAACGAATTCAGAATGTTGATTTGATTAAAGCATATGCATATTATTAAGAATAAAGGCAACAATGTCTTTTCACtttgtatttatatatgatataatcataattattattttatatatatatcaaacaACATTATAAAATCTTTATATCTTGTCCTAATGCCCTTATAGTTGTAAGTGGGAAAGCTTTTCAACTCTGTtgatatataataataaaacccAATTACAAAAAGTCTATAATTGTGAGATAGTTTACCAactcaaaatacataaaaatgaCCAACCCaatatatactactcctattaaATTAGTACCATAGTTGACAACGAGAAAAATATCTGAGGTTTGATAAATTGTGTGGCGTGTCGTTGTTCCCACCGCAAATTAGTCCTCAGCCAcataaactaattaattaagattAATTGGTTTGATAGCAGCTTAATACTTTGTCCTGCATTTAGGTGTATTATATTATATGATAATGTATGGCCAACAAGAAAATGGACGGCTATTTGTTACATatctaacttttttttttctgtcaaCCATTCCCCACCACTCATAGCCGCCCATTGCCATTTTATTCTCCTCAAATATCATTATGCTACTTTATTCGGATATTACCTTCACCAATCACCATCGCTACCAATATACATACACCAAGTCTTGCTCACTTTTTAAATAGGGATTACCCACATAATATCGTATCATAATTCATATGTCAACAGCTTAATCAAGtatcattattatttaatatagtTCATAATCAAGTAGATTGATAAGGTTAATTTGAACCGCTTCAGAGAACTTCTCATTCTAGAAAATATAGTGAAGACAATAGACTCCCGCGTAATATGCAATTTTGTCAGCTTTGTAGCTAATTAAAGTCTTGTCATTTTATATTAACTTGTAGAAAATTCTACCTATGGCAAGAATGAATTTGTCCAAAGACCCTGAATGCGTGACAcctaattaatagtactacaaaatttcaaatttaagttaTCCGAAAGGAATCTCCGTGTAAGAAATCCTCGTAGTGCATAAAAGACAACGCACGAGATAACTTATAGGAGTATTttgtaattgttttttttttggaaatggAATTTCTTTTCAATGGAAAAATAGTAGACGGAGTGGCCAAGGCGAAAATGGTCTTACTCTTACGTTACTACTCCTTAGATTGGAGGTGGGACCATAATAACCTTAATGGACTATATATACAATACATCCCCTTTCAAGCAAACCCATCTCTAATTTACACCATTGTTTATCAATTGAATCGAGATCACGGAGAAAGCATGACCAAGATATATCCAaacgcctcctcctcctccgagGGCAAAATCAGCGGTGATGATCCGGTGGTGCTGACCGTGTGGAAGAAATCTCTCCTTCTCAACTGCGAGGGTTTCACGGTGTTCGACCCCCGTGGCAACCTCGTCTACCGCGTCGACAATTACATGGCCGCCACCAAGGGCCACATCATCCTCATGGACGCTTCCGGCGCCACTCTCCTCACCATCCGCCGCAaggtagtatatatatatatatataattgaaacTTGAAAACACCTAACTAGCTAATTACTATTGTACAATGAAATTAAATGTTGATTTGATTTGCAGAGACTGAGCCTAGGAGATACGTGGCTGATCTTCGACGGCGAGACGACAGAGGATCCGGGGTTCACGGTGAGGAAGAACGTGAGCCTCCTCAATAGCCGGTGCCTGGCTTACGTGTTCCAGAAGAAGAGCTTGCCGCTGTACCAGATCGAGGGGTCGTACTCGCGACGGTGCTGCGCTGTGTACGACGAGAAGCGCCGGCGGGTGGCTGAGATCAGGCAGAAGGAGGCCGCCGTGACGGGAGTAGCTTTTGGCAAGGACGTTTTCCGGCTGGAGGTGCAGCCGGGATTCGACACGGAGGTGGCTATGGGGATGGTTATCCTTCTGGATCAGATGTACGCTTCTGGAAGGTTCATTTGAGGTTACCATTAATTTATGTATAATGAGATTTATTTTTATCCGATTCCGATTGTGCTTtggttttttggtttttgataAAAGACCAAGCTTGTGTAAAGTAGTATACTTAGTTTGATCGGTGAATCGGCCAATATATAtaatcttcttttctttttcatctgtatatatacttaattaattaactttttAACAAACAAATTTATTAGTCGTTCTATAATTAGTGGCGGTAGGCCTATCAAATGAGTATCCGCGCATATCCGATCCAAAAATTTCGGGTACCTGATCCCGAATTTCCTAAAATCTAGTACCCGATATTCGATCCGATTTTAATTTCGGATACTCGGATATCCGACTCAGGTATCCCGTCccgatttcaatttcaattttgaggAGAGCTGGGCAGAAGAGGGCGGCGGCGCTGGGAGAGGAGACGGGCCGTGGCTAGGCAGTAGAGGAGAGCTCGGGTGTATCCGATCGGGTATCGGGTTATCCGATACCCGAAAATCTAAAATTCTCAATACCCGATTCCGATCCGAAACTCGAAAAATCGAGTTTCGGGTATCAAATTACCCGACTTTTTAGGGGTTCGGATATCGGGTATTGGATATCGAGTAtccaatacccgatatccattttgacacaCCTAAGTGGCGgattcaaaaattttaatttaagagtgataaataattatagcGGCTTGAAAATTCGACTGATATTTATATTCACTATAATGTACGATTTATTAATCATAATCTAAAATTGTTTATTGTATATAAAGAATTACTTTTCACTACTACTtaagatttatattttgtttctaATTTTGCAAGTTTCTAATATTTtagcaaataaaaaaaatatacaaattgaAATGCATTAAGGGAAAAGAcaaaaattaaatgcattagACAACAAAAAAGCGAAATAGAAAAAACAAAtgtatactccatccgtccacaaaaaatagaacaCAGTTTCTTTTTTTggccgtccacaaaaaatagaacaCAATCATTTATGGAAagattctctcttactttttctcattctctcttactttttctccatgtctcctacttttttctccttctctcttaccccacattccactaacactatttctctattactttttttccttctcttttactttttttccattctctcttactttaccaattctacattaaaactcgtgccatacACAAAGtaatctattttttatggacggagggaatatataaGAAGATAATTACAAAACGTTTTACTAGAAAAATGGAATGTATTTAACTTGGAAAagctaaaaattatttaatatcaATAATGATACATAAATGCTTAGAAtccatttaaaataaaaaatagtgttACAAAAATACCCCTTGCATGAGACTCAGACACGGGTCTCCACACTGAAAAGACAATACCCTATCGTTGCGCCAATGCCAAGAATTTATTTTGGGGATACACTCGTACCCCTTTGTTCTCAAGTGGGTCCGTCACTGTCTTCCatttttagggtttagggttttttttccctcaaacaccatcacggcggagggttaaggcggacccccaacctgtctatatcaaaaatcatcaaagtaacatacatcaaccaagcccaaaagtgactcggtccgcacgaaagatacaaaacacaagagctaacaaagctattATGGTATCCTCACAGACCgagtactaaccatctaactaaagagaaaataaacataacaaagaTATACATCATAATAAGAACAAGGATGACGACCAGATGttggccaaatccaaaggaaaacaaaaaaccacaaatcaaaaccacgaaccaagtgaagtagtcatccatctcgatatctgaatctgaagttcgtaTAACCCAACTGGTTCATCCtcacgagcgacttcaaataccgaggcgctgaatccgcatcatagaaggtgatggcaggggtctgcaccccctacctgccagaaaaTCGGATGCCCGGTTGCCCTCTtgaaagatgtgagagaacataaCCTGCAGCTGTGAGATCAAagtgcgaatgcgagccatgtgatgtctcacatccgctgctcccccgcgtcctgaagtgaacaccgcgaccactgctgctgcatctatctcgacccaaacctgcgatgagaactgcatagccaatgtcaacccatgaagaagagctaaaagctccgcctcgaaggccgacccagctacgaggggcgtgcaaaaggcccccaggagagaaccgtctgaaccacgaaccactcccccatcGCCAGCCTGTCCCATCGAGGTGATAAAGGCCCCGttggtgttcagcttcacccaggGATCGTcaggtggatgccaaagcacactCAATGACCTTAGGACTCGCCGGCGACGAGGAATCGAAGGCATGAGGTCGACAGCCGGAGTGCAACCGAACCAATGAAGGGGAACTAGCACGCCCGCCGCCACCAAGGTCCGCAGatgccgaacaacctgccaaataacatgggaagaacgaaaagaaatgctgcagtgcttgcagctattcctctccatccaaatgaaccagtataccaaacagggaataatgaagctgatgtgcaaggcggtggccctgtgagaggacctccaccaaaaacctaatctaagtgcaatatcagtgcacgtgtgaatgtgtgtgctaatgtaagggaaccagccatcaaagtaatcccaaaccaatctcgccagaggactcgacacaaacaaatgctgaaacgactcgactgaaaaagaagagacaccacacagacacttggatgcaagagagataccacgagtctgaacataacactcaacagggaccctctggaggaggaggctgttagggtttgtatactagaaatcacctttcgagtgattgaatactgtaaaactctaataattattttccaatgaatgcaacagattatttttgtcataatgttgttatgttttacatttaatggatgtttattgcatatttaaatgtataagcgaacataacataagtctaagtctttgttctagtagaccggttgtgggctgcgctcaatttaaggtacgcggtcagttctgaacaaagaaaaataagaatttcacaacccagatagacctagactacctatcgtgaaaggttgcaatgtcagtccgattatttctaagccttattgaaatatgatgacgttggtgtggtatagcactgaatggatctaacagcaagacgagtctttatgctatctactaaaagaccaggtcttgataattaatttcttaatcactGTACGTTagtattgagcatacgatattgagtatctactactttgacttaccaaaggtgcgggtttttcgtcacccaacgatccaggtatattgggtagtggtgatcattatctagcagtgctaggattgctattatgttgaattgtGCGCGaagagagtctcgtttgataacatccacaagaggagctcgaaacaaggttttattattcggaacctagctagttggagtttaattactctatgaataataaattaagagtttcttgctaagtccactcttggagaataaaatatgttaattaattaagtccatagcagatattaattaattaatggatgtttatatcttaagcgcgggaaatgaatttaacaaataaaaggaaacccgaaatacttgtaatttcggatttgaaaaggcagtgcaatattacttctgtagtggctgcttgtaatattccaatataagcatatattaaattgtgggttcaatttaattagtaaaaagctaattgggtgaggctatgtccaaattcttccttagatccctgactgggcccaatatgtgacttaatataaataggagaataaaggagacagaaaacataattattagtgctagaattttcgtccccctctagagaaagagagagaattcgaaaattgctccctccgtgtgttgagttctgtcttcattattcgagtcctagttttttggtgagatttgcccacacaaatattagtatacagtccgggacaccagtcagaagatcagaggtcgagtactgaagatcttcacgtggagacagagcaagccatcatcgattcttgattgaatcaacgaggtaaattggctaattccgtagtgagcatgttttaattcaagttatgagcatgatacatgtgataattacgcgaatagaatttgtctaaataatctgctaaatagatcaaatttatgtgatcggatttCCTGTCTACGAGGGAacttcgccagggagatccgttatcgccgtcgctgttcgtgcttgctgcagaTTGTCTTTCGAGGAGCTTGAAACCTGCCGGAGCCCCGTTCACGAGCACTGAGAACCAGCATGAGGAGATGCAACGATcgaccatactcacccaccccggcgggaa
This sequence is a window from Salvia splendens isolate huo1 chromosome 14, SspV2, whole genome shotgun sequence. Protein-coding genes within it:
- the LOC121764555 gene encoding uncharacterized protein LOC121764555, which gives rise to MEKQDDEEYEWEKQKEWGWVMDAGKKVVMAGVIISSAPVLLPPLLVVSALGFAVSLPSGVVLASYACTHKLMTKLLPPPPPPLFDYDYDFGVDDDDDYDGYGDGDVEGPTTAAEVKMSEDIKNQIEMRIELVEDENHEHLFDGVTESQEEVEMSSTSSSTDVIDPKIDGDKLQEGNGVNGGGLHSRGEVISEDKIWEKIDAIRVIVGFKAPKRSSYVEEVKALYLFTGIEPPTQDQSHLTHLNFLMSVIGVK
- the LOC121763533 gene encoding protein LURP-one-related 8-like, coding for MTKIYPNASSSSEGKISGDDPVVLTVWKKSLLLNCEGFTVFDPRGNLVYRVDNYMAATKGHIILMDASGATLLTIRRKRLSLGDTWLIFDGETTEDPGFTVRKNVSLLNSRCLAYVFQKKSLPLYQIEGSYSRRCCAVYDEKRRRVAEIRQKEAAVTGVAFGKDVFRLEVQPGFDTEVAMGMVILLDQMYASGRFI